The proteins below are encoded in one region of Streptomyces roseirectus:
- a CDS encoding 5-dehydro-4-deoxyglucarate dehydratase produces MPTAPLADRLTAPTGPLFFPVTAYGRDGSLDLDAFRAHVRAGVDAGAAAVFACCGTGEFHALDLDEFEACVRAAVEETAGRVPVVAGAGYGTRLAVRYARVAHEAGADGLLVLPPYLVVAGQEGLLRHYREVAAATPLPVIVYQRDNAVFTPATVVELARTEGVVGLKDGYGDLDLMQRIVSAVRSEVPGDFLYFNGLPTAEQTQLAYRALGVTLYSSAVFCFSPEIANAFHRALRTGDDATARRLLDGFFRPYVELRAQGRGYAVSLVKAAVRLRGLDVGEVRPPLHEPAEDHVKRLAQLIERGHALLEEESK; encoded by the coding sequence GTGCCGACAGCCCCGCTCGCCGACCGCCTCACCGCCCCCACCGGGCCCCTCTTCTTCCCCGTCACCGCCTACGGCCGAGACGGCTCCCTCGACCTCGACGCCTTCCGCGCGCACGTACGCGCGGGCGTCGACGCGGGCGCGGCGGCCGTCTTCGCCTGCTGCGGCACCGGCGAGTTCCACGCGCTCGACCTGGACGAGTTCGAGGCATGCGTGCGCGCGGCCGTCGAGGAGACCGCCGGGCGCGTGCCGGTCGTCGCGGGCGCCGGGTACGGCACGCGGCTCGCCGTCCGCTACGCGCGCGTGGCGCACGAGGCGGGCGCCGACGGGCTGCTCGTCCTGCCGCCCTACCTCGTCGTCGCCGGGCAGGAGGGGCTGCTGCGGCACTACCGCGAGGTCGCCGCCGCGACACCGCTGCCGGTGATCGTCTACCAGCGCGACAACGCCGTCTTCACGCCCGCGACGGTCGTCGAACTCGCCCGCACGGAGGGCGTCGTCGGCCTCAAGGACGGCTACGGCGACCTCGACCTCATGCAGCGCATCGTCAGCGCCGTCCGCAGCGAGGTGCCCGGCGACTTCCTGTACTTCAACGGCCTGCCGACCGCCGAGCAGACGCAGCTCGCCTACCGCGCGCTGGGCGTCACCCTGTACTCGTCCGCCGTCTTCTGCTTCTCCCCCGAGATCGCGAACGCCTTCCACCGCGCGCTGCGCACCGGCGACGACGCCACCGCGCGCCGCCTGCTCGACGGGTTCTTCCGCCCGTACGTCGAACTGCGCGCGCAGGGGCGCGGGTACGCCGTCTCGCTCGTCAAGGCCGCCGTGCGGCTGCGCGGGCTCGACGTCGGCGAGGTCCGGCCGCCGCTGCACGAGCCGGCCGAGGATCATGTGAAGCGGCTCGCGCAACTGATCGAGCGCGGGCACGCGCTGCTGGAGGAGGAGAGCAAGTGA
- a CDS encoding NAD-dependent epimerase/dehydratase family protein — MPAPRTVLLTGAAGGLGTLMRGLLPEYGYDLRCLDLVPVEGAPGAITADLADRDALRDAVRGVDAIVHLAGISLESSFEKILRANIEGTYNLYEAARAEGVRRIVFASSNHAVGYTPRPEGDDPLIPVDTPRRPDTFYGLSKSFGEDLAQLYWDRHGLETVSVRIGSCFAEPTSVRMLSIWMSPADGARLFHAALTAEDVGHTVVYGSSANTRLWWDLTTARALGYDPQDDSEPYAEKLIAEQGELQPGNEAHAYLGGAFVTDPPIWPH; from the coding sequence ATGCCCGCTCCGCGCACCGTCCTGCTGACCGGCGCCGCCGGCGGCCTCGGCACCCTGATGCGGGGCCTGCTCCCGGAGTACGGCTACGACCTGCGCTGCCTCGACCTCGTCCCCGTCGAGGGCGCCCCCGGCGCGATCACCGCCGACCTGGCCGACCGCGACGCCCTCAGGGACGCCGTACGCGGTGTCGACGCGATCGTCCACCTCGCGGGCATCTCCCTCGAATCCTCTTTCGAGAAGATCCTCAGGGCAAACATCGAGGGCACCTACAACCTGTACGAAGCCGCGCGCGCGGAAGGCGTGCGCCGGATCGTCTTCGCCTCCTCGAACCACGCCGTCGGCTACACCCCGCGCCCCGAGGGCGACGACCCGCTCATCCCCGTCGACACCCCGCGCCGCCCGGACACCTTCTACGGCCTGTCGAAGTCCTTCGGCGAGGACCTGGCGCAGCTCTACTGGGACCGGCACGGCCTGGAGACCGTCTCCGTGCGCATCGGCTCCTGCTTCGCCGAACCGACGTCCGTGCGGATGCTGTCGATCTGGATGAGCCCCGCCGACGGCGCCCGTCTCTTCCACGCCGCCCTGACCGCCGAGGACGTCGGGCACACGGTCGTCTACGGCTCCTCCGCCAACACCCGCCTGTGGTGGGACCTCACCACCGCGCGGGCGCTGGGCTACGACCCGCAGGACGACTCCGAGCCGTACGCCGAGAAGCTGATCGCCGAACAGGGCGAACTCCAGCCCGGCAACGAGGCGCACGCGTACCTGGGCGGCGCCTTCGTGACGGACCCGCCCATCTGGCCGCACTGA
- a CDS encoding DeoR/GlpR family DNA-binding transcription regulator: protein MDPRTAEERQREIVRVARESGAVDVNTLAADLGVAKETVRRDLRALEDHGLVRRTHGGAYPVESAGFETTLAFRATSHVPEKRRIAAAAATLLGDAETVFVDEGFTPQLIAEALPRDRPLTVVTASLPVAGALATADTISVLLLGGRVRAGTLATVDHWTTRMLAGFVVDLAYLGANGITREHGLTTPDPAVGEVKAQAVRAARRVVFTGVHTKFGAVSFCRFAEVGALETIVTSTALPASEAHRYSLMGPQVIRV from the coding sequence GTGGACCCGAGGACCGCAGAAGAGCGCCAGCGCGAGATCGTGCGCGTCGCCCGCGAGAGCGGCGCCGTGGACGTCAACACCCTCGCCGCCGATCTCGGCGTCGCCAAGGAGACCGTCCGGCGCGACCTGCGCGCCCTGGAGGACCACGGCCTCGTCCGCCGCACCCACGGCGGCGCCTATCCCGTGGAGAGCGCAGGCTTCGAGACGACCCTGGCGTTCCGGGCCACCAGCCACGTCCCCGAGAAGCGCCGCATCGCCGCTGCCGCCGCCACGCTCCTCGGGGACGCCGAGACGGTCTTCGTCGACGAGGGCTTCACCCCGCAGCTCATCGCCGAAGCACTGCCCCGCGACCGCCCGCTGACCGTCGTCACCGCCTCCCTCCCCGTCGCGGGCGCGCTCGCGACGGCCGACACCATCTCCGTCCTGCTGCTCGGCGGGCGCGTACGCGCGGGGACGCTCGCGACGGTCGACCACTGGACGACGCGGATGCTCGCCGGGTTCGTCGTCGACCTCGCCTACCTGGGCGCCAACGGCATCACCCGCGAGCACGGCCTCACCACCCCCGACCCGGCCGTCGGCGAGGTCAAGGCGCAGGCGGTGCGCGCGGCCCGCAGGGTCGTCTTCACCGGCGTCCACACCAAGTTCGGCGCGGTCAGCTTCTGCCGGTTCGCGGAGGTGGGGGCGCTGGAGACGATCGTGACGAGTACCGCGCTGCCGGCGAGCGAGGCGCACCGGTACTCGCTGATGGGGCCCCAGGTCATACGGGTCTGA
- a CDS encoding ABC transporter substrate-binding protein, whose protein sequence is MRIPGRGASLSVAAALLLTGCWTGAGGAGSGGDSINVLMVNNPQMTALQKLTPDHFTKRTGIKVNFTVLPENDVRDKISQDFAHQAGQYDVATLSNYEIPIYARNGWLHAMDTYLAHDPAYDEKDVLGPMRESLTGDDGRLYGQPFYGESSFLMYRKDLLAAHGLTMPQRPTWTQVADLAAQLDGAEPGMKGICLRGLPGWGEVMAPLTTVVNTFGGTWFDKDWKARLDSPEWNRAVTFYVDLVREHGESGAAQSGFAECLNNMTQGKTALWYDATSAAGSLEAADSPVRGKIGYAPAPVEKTDASGWLYTWAWGIEKASHNADKAWQFIFWASGKEYERLVGEQIGWADVPAGKRSSTYANPQYRRSAAAFQEMTREAIEAARPNDPGVQQRPAPGIQFVGIPEFTDLGTKVSQEISAAIAGRQSVEAALTKAQRLADQVSEEYEGR, encoded by the coding sequence ATGCGCATCCCAGGCAGAGGGGCCTCGCTGTCCGTGGCCGCCGCCCTCCTCCTCACCGGCTGCTGGACCGGCGCCGGCGGAGCCGGTTCCGGCGGCGACTCGATCAACGTCCTCATGGTCAACAACCCCCAGATGACCGCCCTCCAGAAACTCACCCCCGACCACTTCACGAAGCGGACCGGCATCAAGGTCAACTTCACCGTCCTGCCCGAGAACGACGTCCGCGACAAGATCAGCCAGGACTTCGCCCACCAGGCCGGCCAGTACGACGTCGCCACCCTCTCCAACTACGAGATCCCCATCTACGCCCGCAACGGCTGGCTGCACGCCATGGACACCTACCTCGCGCACGACCCGGCGTACGACGAGAAGGACGTCCTCGGCCCGATGCGTGAATCCCTCACCGGCGACGACGGCAGGCTGTACGGCCAGCCCTTCTACGGCGAGTCCTCGTTCCTGATGTACCGCAAGGACCTCCTTGCCGCCCACGGCCTCACCATGCCGCAGCGCCCCACCTGGACCCAGGTCGCCGACCTCGCCGCGCAGCTCGACGGCGCCGAACCCGGCATGAAGGGCATCTGCCTGCGCGGACTGCCCGGCTGGGGCGAGGTGATGGCGCCCCTGACGACCGTCGTCAACACCTTCGGCGGCACCTGGTTCGACAAGGACTGGAAGGCCCGCCTCGACTCCCCGGAATGGAACCGCGCCGTCACCTTCTACGTGGACCTCGTGCGCGAGCACGGCGAGTCCGGCGCCGCCCAGTCCGGGTTCGCCGAATGCCTCAACAACATGACCCAGGGCAAGACCGCCCTGTGGTACGACGCCACCTCCGCCGCCGGCTCCCTGGAGGCCGCCGACTCCCCGGTGCGGGGAAAGATCGGCTACGCGCCCGCCCCGGTCGAGAAGACCGACGCCTCCGGCTGGCTCTACACCTGGGCCTGGGGCATCGAGAAGGCGTCCCACAACGCCGACAAGGCATGGCAGTTCATCTTCTGGGCCTCGGGCAAGGAGTACGAGCGGCTGGTCGGCGAACAGATCGGCTGGGCCGACGTCCCGGCGGGCAAACGCAGTTCGACCTACGCCAACCCGCAGTACCGCCGATCCGCCGCCGCCTTCCAGGAGATGACCCGCGAGGCCATCGAGGCGGCCCGCCCGAACGACCCCGGCGTCCAGCAACGCCCCGCGCCCGGCATCCAGTTCGTCGGGATCCCCGAATTCACCGACCTGGGCACCAAGGTCTCCCAGGAGATCAGCGCCGCGATCGCGGGCCGCCAGTCCGTCGAGGCCGCGCTGACGAAAGCACAGCGACTCGCCGACCAGGTGTCCGAGGAGTACGAGGGCCGATGA
- a CDS encoding carbohydrate ABC transporter permease, translating into MTITTPVVATPVRAPAKPPRNRVRAWATRAPLLPALVFLIAVTQLPFVATVVISLFDWNALYPDARRFTGLDNYRQVLTDPDLRHSVWTTALLTASVVIASLLLGLALALLLDRRFKGRGIVRTLLIAPFLVVPVAAALLWKHVLYNPEYGLLNGLLSYVGGPQRDWISGTPLLAVEAALVWQWTPFMMLILLAGLQSRDREQIEAARVDGAGDWQVFRHLTLPHLRRYLELGALLGSIHIVQNFDAVFTITSGGLGTANLPYTVYQSFYQAHENGLASAAGVLVVIGSLVIATLALRVVSSLFREEVSRA; encoded by the coding sequence ATGACCATCACAACTCCCGTAGTGGCGACGCCCGTTCGCGCCCCCGCGAAACCGCCCCGGAACCGCGTGCGCGCCTGGGCCACCCGCGCCCCCCTGCTGCCCGCCCTCGTCTTCCTGATCGCCGTCACCCAACTGCCCTTCGTGGCCACGGTGGTGATCTCCCTCTTCGACTGGAACGCCCTCTACCCCGACGCCCGCCGCTTCACCGGCCTCGACAACTACCGGCAGGTGCTGACCGATCCGGACCTGCGCCACTCCGTGTGGACAACCGCCCTGCTGACAGCGTCCGTCGTCATCGCCAGCCTCCTCCTCGGCCTCGCGCTGGCGCTGCTGCTCGACCGCCGCTTCAAGGGCCGGGGTATCGTCCGCACCCTCCTCATCGCCCCCTTCCTCGTCGTGCCGGTCGCCGCCGCGCTGCTGTGGAAACACGTCCTCTACAACCCCGAATACGGCCTGCTGAACGGCCTGTTGTCCTACGTCGGCGGGCCGCAGCGCGACTGGATCTCGGGCACCCCGCTGCTCGCCGTCGAGGCCGCCCTCGTCTGGCAGTGGACGCCGTTCATGATGCTGATCCTGCTCGCCGGGCTCCAGAGCCGCGACCGCGAACAGATCGAGGCCGCGCGGGTCGACGGTGCCGGCGACTGGCAGGTGTTCCGGCACCTCACGCTGCCGCACCTGCGCCGCTACCTCGAACTCGGCGCGCTCCTCGGCTCGATCCACATCGTGCAGAACTTCGACGCCGTCTTCACGATCACCTCCGGCGGCCTCGGCACCGCCAACCTCCCCTACACCGTCTACCAGAGCTTCTACCAGGCCCACGAGAACGGGCTCGCCTCGGCGGCCGGGGTCCTGGTCGTCATCGGCTCGCTGGTCATCGCCACGCTCGCGCTGCGTGTGGTGTCGTCCCTGTTCCGCGAGGAGGTGTCGCGCGCGTGA
- a CDS encoding carbohydrate ABC transporter permease yields the protein MNAVRSKGLGLLAWFLGIVFFLPIAWMALTSFHSETDAATNPPSFTAPLTLDGYRDFFGVGGGASPWPSLINSAVASVSSTLLVLLLALPAAYALSIRRVRKWTDVLFFFLSTKMLPAVAGLLPVYLFAKNTGLLDNIWLLVLLYTSMNLPIAVWMMQSFLAEVPVAVIEAARVDGARLPTILLRVVAPIALPGIAATALICFIFSWNELLFARVLTGVVAETAPVFLTGFITSQGLFLAKVCAASLVISLPVLAAGFAVQDKLVQGLSLGAVK from the coding sequence GTGAATGCCGTACGCAGCAAGGGACTTGGCCTGCTGGCCTGGTTCCTGGGGATCGTGTTCTTCCTGCCGATCGCGTGGATGGCGCTGACGTCGTTCCACTCCGAGACCGACGCCGCCACCAACCCCCCTTCGTTCACCGCCCCGTTGACGCTCGACGGCTACCGCGACTTCTTCGGCGTCGGCGGCGGGGCCAGCCCATGGCCCTCGCTGATCAACTCGGCGGTGGCGTCGGTGAGTTCGACGCTGCTCGTGCTGCTGCTCGCGCTGCCCGCCGCGTACGCGCTGTCGATCAGGAGGGTGCGCAAGTGGACCGACGTCCTGTTCTTCTTCCTGTCCACCAAGATGCTGCCCGCCGTCGCCGGGCTGCTTCCGGTCTACCTCTTCGCGAAGAACACCGGCCTGCTGGACAACATCTGGCTGCTCGTCCTGCTCTACACGTCCATGAACCTGCCGATCGCGGTCTGGATGATGCAGTCGTTCCTCGCCGAGGTGCCGGTCGCGGTGATCGAGGCGGCGCGCGTCGACGGGGCGCGGCTGCCGACGATCCTGCTGCGGGTCGTCGCGCCGATCGCGCTGCCCGGCATCGCGGCAACCGCCTTGATCTGCTTCATCTTCAGCTGGAACGAGCTGCTGTTCGCGCGGGTGCTGACCGGGGTCGTCGCCGAGACCGCGCCCGTCTTCCTCACCGGGTTCATCACCAGCCAGGGGCTGTTCCTGGCGAAGGTGTGCGCCGCGTCGCTCGTCATCTCCCTGCCGGTGCTGGCGGCGGGGTTCGCGGTGCAGGACAAGCTCGTGCAGGGGCTGTCGCTGGGAGCGGTGAAGTGA
- a CDS encoding zinc-dependent alcohol dehydrogenase family protein, with protein MKAAVIESVGRAVVTEVPDPAPGPGEVVVEVAACGLCGTDLHILQGEFAPELPIVPGHEFAGEVVELGADVSGLRIGDRVAVDPSLYCHACSYCRTGHNNLCERWAAIGVTTAGGAARYALAPAANCVRLPDHIRTQDAALVEPLSCAVRGYDVLRTRLGAHVLIYGSGTMGLMMLELAKRTGAASVDVVDVNPARLETARRLGVSRAAGDANELERPRGWDVVVDATGNAAAIQDGLGRVAKAGTFLQFGVADYATRVTIDPYRVYHQEITITGSMAVLHSFERAAELFAGGVLDPDVFISDRVPLAEYPRALERFAAGAGRKIVVIP; from the coding sequence ATGAAGGCCGCCGTCATCGAGTCCGTGGGCCGCGCCGTCGTCACCGAGGTCCCCGACCCGGCGCCGGGCCCCGGCGAAGTCGTCGTCGAGGTCGCCGCCTGCGGGCTGTGCGGGACCGATCTGCACATCCTCCAGGGGGAGTTCGCCCCCGAGCTGCCGATCGTGCCGGGCCACGAGTTCGCGGGCGAGGTCGTCGAACTCGGCGCGGACGTCAGCGGGCTGAGGATCGGCGACCGGGTCGCCGTCGACCCCTCGCTGTACTGCCACGCGTGCTCCTACTGCCGCACCGGCCACAACAACCTCTGCGAGCGCTGGGCCGCGATCGGTGTCACCACGGCCGGGGGAGCGGCCCGGTACGCGCTCGCGCCGGCCGCCAACTGCGTACGTCTGCCGGACCACATACGCACCCAGGACGCGGCCCTCGTCGAACCCCTCTCCTGTGCCGTACGCGGCTACGACGTCCTGCGCACCCGGCTCGGCGCGCACGTCCTGATCTACGGCTCCGGCACGATGGGCCTGATGATGCTGGAGCTGGCCAAGCGGACCGGTGCGGCGAGCGTGGACGTCGTCGACGTGAACCCGGCGCGGCTGGAGACGGCCCGCAGGCTCGGCGTCTCCCGGGCGGCCGGGGACGCGAACGAGCTTGAGCGGCCCCGGGGTTGGGACGTCGTCGTCGACGCGACCGGCAACGCGGCGGCCATCCAGGACGGGCTGGGGCGGGTCGCGAAGGCGGGCACGTTCCTCCAGTTCGGCGTGGCCGACTACGCGACGCGGGTCACCATCGACCCGTACCGCGTCTACCACCAGGAGATCACCATCACCGGTTCGATGGCCGTGCTGCACAGCTTCGAGCGGGCGGCGGAGCTGTTCGCGGGCGGGGTCCTCGACCCGGACGTGTTCATCAGCGACCGGGTGCCGCTCGCCGAGTACCCGAGGGCGCTGGAGAGGTTCGCGGCGGGCGCGGGGCGGAAGATCGTCGTGATTCCCTAG
- a CDS encoding S8 family serine peptidase: MTRRPATVGVSVAALLLAAAPFAAPTAAADPGDDPAPAPISGRYLVTLADQPIATYDGGVAGIPATKPDAGEKVDVTTDEARRYRSHLVAEQNAAAKKVGAKVADHYAVTTNTFTAKLTPAQILKLAATKGVVSVTPERVHKATDDKNSVDYLRLSGRGGLWSALGGTANAGKGVVIGDLDTGIWPENGSFAAPALSTAKPPAWDKYRPYLRGTTTVMRKTDGATFTGTCETGEEFTAADCNRKVISARQYGDAWREWVPEANRADYMSPRDGGGHGSHTASTAAGNANVPASIDGRSYGKISGVAPGAAIAVYKVLWESKDGSQTGGLTSDIVAAIDQATADGVDVINYSIGSDAESPVGDPIETAFRNAAAAGVFISASAGNNGPGASTLDNVAPWTTNVAASTVEAYKGTVVLGNGERYTGISTTLTGQVGPAPLVRSTAVKNADASDADAAVCAPGSLDPAQATGKIVVCDRGVVDRVAKSAEAKRAGAVGMVLVNVSQGSTDGDSHSLPTVHLNIPDSTTVRTYAAGAGATAQLVTGGADIPYPQVAGFSSRGPSLQNNGDVLKPDIAAPGVTILAAVAPPSNRGHDFDFYSGTSMAAPHITGLAAIYLALHPKWSPMAVKSAMMTTARPTLTAEGKTSEDVFAQGAGEVSAWGMLRPGLVYDSSERDWLSYLEGLGIDTGSGAKPIDASDLNSASIAIGDLLGSQTVTRTATAVTPGVYRAAVDLPGVRTTVTPSTLRFTRPGERKTFTVKFDVTTAPVGVAETGSLTWTSGRTSVRSPIVVTPQALRAPARVSGTGASGQVAYKVTSAASAFTATPSGPVSAAPESGTLTGADEYDYLPAVAAGTKAAEITVRFGATSGAAGVTGIVYGRVVDGELVDSQVALADARGVANAVLPKPEAGTYLVAVVQVGSGEAEPGATPYTYQFNAVGGGSVPAGTLSVTPAKATTTPGTPVDVTAAWAGVGTGGRSTGWVEYANGAGTVVSLN, translated from the coding sequence ATGACCCGAAGACCAGCCACCGTGGGCGTCTCCGTCGCCGCCCTCCTCCTCGCCGCCGCCCCCTTCGCGGCGCCGACGGCCGCCGCCGACCCGGGCGACGACCCGGCCCCGGCCCCGATATCAGGCCGCTACCTCGTCACCCTCGCCGACCAGCCGATCGCCACCTACGACGGCGGCGTCGCCGGAATCCCCGCGACCAAGCCGGACGCGGGCGAGAAGGTCGACGTCACCACCGACGAGGCCCGCCGCTACCGCAGCCACCTGGTCGCCGAGCAGAACGCGGCGGCGAAGAAGGTGGGCGCGAAGGTCGCCGACCACTACGCGGTCACCACCAACACCTTCACCGCGAAGCTGACGCCGGCCCAGATCCTGAAACTCGCCGCGACGAAGGGCGTCGTCTCCGTCACCCCCGAGCGGGTGCACAAGGCGACCGACGACAAGAACTCCGTCGACTACCTGCGCCTGTCCGGACGCGGCGGCCTCTGGTCGGCGCTCGGCGGCACCGCGAACGCCGGCAAGGGCGTCGTCATCGGCGACCTCGACACCGGCATCTGGCCCGAGAACGGCTCCTTCGCCGCCCCCGCGCTCAGCACGGCCAAACCCCCGGCCTGGGACAAGTACCGCCCCTACCTGAGGGGTACGACGACCGTCATGCGCAAGACGGACGGCGCGACCTTCACCGGCACCTGCGAGACCGGCGAGGAGTTCACCGCCGCCGACTGCAACCGGAAGGTCATCAGCGCCCGCCAGTACGGCGACGCCTGGCGCGAATGGGTGCCCGAGGCCAACCGCGCCGACTACATGTCGCCCCGCGACGGCGGCGGCCACGGCTCCCACACCGCGTCCACGGCGGCCGGCAACGCGAACGTGCCCGCCTCGATCGACGGACGCTCCTACGGCAAGATCTCCGGCGTCGCCCCCGGCGCCGCCATCGCCGTCTACAAGGTGCTCTGGGAGAGCAAGGACGGCTCCCAGACCGGCGGTCTGACCAGCGACATCGTCGCCGCGATCGACCAGGCCACCGCCGACGGCGTCGACGTCATCAACTACTCGATCGGCAGCGACGCCGAGTCCCCCGTGGGGGATCCGATCGAGACGGCGTTCCGCAACGCCGCCGCGGCGGGCGTCTTCATCTCCGCCTCCGCCGGCAACAACGGCCCCGGCGCGAGCACCCTGGACAACGTCGCGCCGTGGACCACGAACGTCGCCGCGAGCACGGTCGAGGCGTACAAGGGCACGGTCGTCCTCGGCAACGGCGAGCGCTACACCGGCATCAGCACGACGCTGACGGGCCAGGTCGGCCCCGCGCCGCTGGTGCGCTCGACGGCCGTGAAGAACGCGGACGCGAGTGACGCCGACGCCGCGGTCTGCGCGCCCGGCTCGCTCGACCCGGCGCAGGCCACGGGCAAGATCGTCGTCTGCGACCGGGGTGTCGTCGACCGGGTCGCCAAGTCCGCCGAGGCCAAGCGCGCGGGCGCCGTCGGCATGGTCCTCGTCAACGTCTCCCAGGGCAGCACCGACGGCGACTCGCACAGCCTGCCGACGGTCCACCTCAACATCCCGGACTCCACGACCGTCCGCACCTACGCGGCCGGCGCGGGCGCGACGGCGCAGCTCGTCACCGGCGGCGCGGACATCCCGTATCCGCAGGTCGCCGGGTTCTCCTCGCGCGGGCCCTCGCTCCAGAACAACGGCGACGTCCTCAAGCCGGACATCGCGGCGCCCGGCGTGACGATCCTCGCCGCCGTCGCCCCGCCGTCCAACCGGGGCCACGACTTCGACTTCTACTCCGGCACGTCGATGGCGGCGCCCCACATCACCGGGCTCGCGGCGATCTACCTCGCCCTGCACCCCAAGTGGTCGCCCATGGCGGTCAAGTCCGCGATGATGACGACCGCCCGGCCCACCCTGACGGCCGAGGGCAAGACCAGCGAGGACGTCTTCGCGCAGGGCGCCGGCGAGGTCTCCGCGTGGGGCATGCTGCGCCCCGGGCTCGTCTACGACTCCTCCGAGCGCGACTGGCTGAGCTACCTGGAGGGCCTGGGCATCGACACCGGCAGCGGCGCGAAGCCGATCGACGCCAGTGACCTGAACTCGGCGTCCATCGCCATCGGCGACCTCCTCGGCAGCCAGACCGTCACCCGTACCGCCACGGCCGTCACGCCGGGCGTCTACCGGGCCGCCGTCGACCTCCCGGGCGTCAGGACCACGGTCACGCCGTCCACCCTGCGGTTCACCCGGCCCGGCGAGCGCAAGACGTTCACCGTGAAGTTCGACGTCACCACCGCGCCCGTCGGTGTCGCCGAGACCGGGTCGCTGACCTGGACCTCCGGCCGGACGTCCGTCCGCAGCCCGATCGTCGTCACCCCGCAGGCGCTTCGCGCGCCCGCGCGTGTGAGCGGCACCGGCGCCTCCGGGCAGGTCGCCTACAAGGTGACCTCCGCCGCGAGCGCGTTCACCGCGACGCCCTCCGGGCCGGTCTCCGCCGCGCCCGAGAGCGGCACGCTGACCGGGGCCGACGAGTACGACTACCTGCCGGCCGTCGCCGCCGGGACCAAGGCCGCCGAGATCACCGTGCGGTTCGGGGCGACGAGCGGGGCGGCCGGGGTCACCGGGATCGTGTACGGGCGGGTCGTCGACGGTGAGCTCGTCGACTCCCAGGTCGCCCTCGCGGACGCGCGGGGGGTCGCGAACGCCGTGCTGCCGAAGCCGGAGGCGGGGACCTACCTCGTCGCCGTCGTCCAGGTCGGCAGCGGGGAGGCGGAGCCGGGGGCGACGCCGTACACGTACCAGTTCAACGCCGTCGGGGGCGGTTCGGTTCCCGCCGGGACGCTCTCCGTGACGCCGGCCAAGGCGACGACGACGCCGGGGACGCCGGTGGATGTGACGGCCGCTTGGGCCGGGGTGGGGACCGGGGGGCGGTCCACCGGCTGGGTCGAGTACGCGAACGGGGCGGGGACGGTGGTGAGCCTGAACTGA
- a CDS encoding TerD family protein, with protein sequence MTPGSNIPLPVAKVTVDVSAPVRLDVSGLLLTADGKVRSDDDFIFYNQPSGPGVSYRSGGGSAPDAITVDTAVIPPGIEKIVVTASPDAAGQTFQGIEPTATIRGADDNAVIATFTPPQLGAETALVIVEIYLRNGAWKARAVGQGYANGLAGIATDFGVTVEEPTPAATPTPAPTPAPAPTRSVASTQPPAATPPMPATPPPGTGKINLDKGRVSLQKNQTVSLVKGGQPLLSQVKMGLGWEPAYRSRDIDLDASVIAYGPQRNHVDSCYFGKLAILNGAIKHSGDNLTGEGGGDDEVIVVDLGRIPQDVTGLVFTVNSFSGQKFTEVAKAYCRLIDAATGEELVRFDLTNAEPQTGVMMAKLIRQFSGEWEMTAMGEFVKARTVRNMVKPAGQAL encoded by the coding sequence ATGACCCCCGGCTCGAACATCCCCCTCCCCGTCGCGAAGGTGACGGTCGACGTCTCCGCGCCCGTGCGGCTCGACGTCTCGGGCCTGCTGCTCACCGCCGACGGCAAGGTCCGCTCGGACGACGACTTCATCTTCTACAACCAGCCGAGCGGCCCCGGAGTGTCCTACCGCTCCGGAGGCGGCTCCGCCCCCGACGCGATCACCGTCGACACGGCCGTGATCCCTCCCGGCATCGAGAAGATCGTCGTCACCGCCAGCCCCGACGCCGCGGGCCAGACCTTCCAGGGCATCGAGCCGACAGCGACGATCAGGGGCGCCGACGACAACGCCGTCATCGCGACGTTCACCCCGCCGCAGCTCGGCGCCGAGACGGCCCTCGTCATCGTCGAGATCTACCTGCGCAACGGCGCCTGGAAGGCCCGCGCGGTGGGCCAGGGGTACGCGAACGGCCTCGCGGGGATCGCGACGGACTTCGGGGTGACGGTGGAGGAACCGACACCGGCGGCTACGCCGACGCCCGCGCCTACGCCGGCCCCCGCTCCCACGAGGTCGGTCGCCTCCACGCAGCCGCCCGCGGCCACGCCCCCCATGCCGGCGACGCCCCCGCCGGGCACCGGCAAGATCAACCTAGACAAGGGCCGCGTCAGCCTCCAGAAGAACCAGACGGTGTCCCTCGTCAAGGGCGGCCAGCCCCTGCTCTCCCAGGTCAAGATGGGCCTCGGCTGGGAACCGGCCTACCGCAGCCGCGACATCGACCTCGACGCGTCCGTCATCGCCTACGGGCCGCAGCGCAACCACGTCGACAGCTGCTACTTCGGCAAGCTCGCCATCCTCAACGGCGCGATCAAGCACTCCGGCGACAACCTCACCGGCGAGGGCGGCGGCGACGACGAGGTCATCGTCGTCGACCTCGGCCGCATCCCCCAGGACGTCACCGGCCTCGTCTTCACCGTGAACTCCTTCTCCGGCCAGAAATTCACCGAGGTCGCCAAGGCCTACTGCCGCCTCATCGACGCCGCGACCGGCGAAGAACTCGTCCGCTTCGACCTCACCAACGCGGAGCCCCAGACCGGCGTCATGATGGCCAAACTCATCCGCCAGTTCTCCGGCGAATGGGAAATGACCGCGATGGGCGAGTTCGTGAAGGCACGGACGGTCCGGAACATGGTGAAGCCGGCGGGACAGGCGCTGTAG